GTCGGGATGCTTACGATCAGCGACTTAAAACGCGGTCAAAAGAAGCGCGGCCGCCGCCACGGATCATCAGGGCCAGAGCCATGCCCAAAACAAGCAGGTGATATTCGATACCTTCGCCTTGTTGACTGCCCGTCCAGTTCATAAAAAACCCGTTTTGCCAGTGGACCAGGTAGATGGCGCCTGCCATGACGGCAAATATGCCGAAAGCGGCAAACCGGGTCAGCAACCCTAAAACCAGGGCGATGGCGCCGAGAAATTCGGCCGCGATGACCAAATAGGCCAGCGCAGCAGGTACGCCGAAAGCCTGATCGAAAAAGGCTACCGTCGGGGCCATGCCGTGGCCGCCGAACCATGCCAGGGCTTTTTGGGCCCCGTGAGGGAAAAACACGCCACCCAGAATTACCCGCAAAACCAGGCTGCCAAGGTCGTTGTCCGTTGTGCATAAGGTTCTAAGCATTATTTTCTCCTCTTATTAGGGCGGTGACATACACATTTCTCATAAAAAAGCCATAGGAGCAATGTATCATCTCGCATAGAGCTGTCAATCGGCACGGTTTCGCCTCTCCCTCATTTTGCCGGCGGTCTTTCTTTTTATGCCGTGCTTCCCTATAATGGCGTGTTTACAAATTTCAGGGAGCAGGGGATGGAAAAGACTTTCACATCACAGGTCATCGAGGTCATGCGGCAGGCCATAGCTGCGGCCGATGGTCGGGAGGTCTTTTTTCAAGGGCGCACCGACGCTGACTTGCGGGTTGTGCAGGTGCAGGTACTGGCGCGTGGTAACGGCAGTGCCGTGCCGGCCATTGTGCAGGAGTGCCGTTACGGGGATGTCGTCATTCATAACCACCCCTCGGCCTGTCTGGAACCATCCATGGCCGACCTGGAGATCGCTTCGCGTCTCGGATCCCAGGGGGTCGGATTTCTGATTGTTGATAACCCTGTGGAAAATGTTTATAAGGTGGTGGAACCCTTTGCTCCACGGGAGCCTCGACACCTGCCGCCGGAAAAAATCGACGCCCTGCTCGGTCCCAACGGCGTGGTGGCCAAGACGCTGTCCGGCTACGAAGAACGCCCCGAACAGCTGCGTATGGCTTTTGCCGTGGGAGAGGCTTTCAATCGCGGCCAGCTGGCGGTTATCGAAGCCAGTACCGGCACCGGCAAAAGTCTTGCGTATCTGGTGCCGGCTCTGCTTTGGGCGTTGGCCAACGAGGAGCGGGTGGTGGTATCGACCAACACCATCAATCTGCAGGAACAGTTGATTCGTAAGGATTTGCCGTTTTTACAGCGGGCTGCCGGCCTCGATTTTCGGGCGGTACTGGTCAAGGGGCGCAACAACTATCTGTGTCGGCGACGGGCGGAAACGGCGCGGCTGGAGCCGGGATTGTTCGATGCTGAGCTCAGCGGTGAGCTCACCGCCATTCTGGAATGGGCGGCCGCCAGTCATGAAGGGTCGCGCGAGGAATTGACCTTTCTGCCCCGCTCCGAGGTGTGGGAAGAGGTGCGTTGCGAAGCCGACCAGTGTGCGCGGGTAAAGTGCCATCATTACGGCGCCTGTTTTTTCCACAAGGCTCGCCGCCAGGCCGCTCAGGCCGATTTACTGGTCGTCAACCACGCTTTGCTGCTGTCGGACTTGGCGTTGCGCCACCAGACCGATAATTACAGCACGGCCGCCGTATTGCCGCCCTTCGATCGTATTGTTCTGGACGAAGCCCACCACCTCGAGGATGTGGCGACCCGCTATTTCGCCTCCCAGGTTACACGCTATGCTTTTGCCAGGGTGTTGGGCAAGCTGCGCCATTTGCGCAAACCGGACAAGGGGGTGCTGCCGCGTTTCATCAATGCCCTGGCGCGGGAACTGCCGGATACGGAGGATGTTATGTACCGGCGGTTTTACGAAGCTGTCGAGGCGTTGTCGGGTAGCAGCCATGCTCTCTATGAAAAGGCCCTGCAGACCCTTGAGGGTATAGGGCTGGATCTGGCGACGGCCCATGGTACCCGTGTCGGGGCCGAGGAACTGCGGCGCCGGGTGATCCCGGAAATGAGGGAAAGCGCATTCTGGTCCTCGGCGGTGGAGCGTATCCGCGAGTTGGCCGGGGCCAGCGAGGAGATGGCTCAGGCGCTGGAAGCGTTGCTCAAAGACAGCGAAACTCTGCCGGAGGCGGTTGCGGACAAGCTGGTTTCACCGCTGACCGATCTGCGAGGCATTGCCGATCGCCTGGAGGCTATTGCCGCCGACCTGCGATTCTTCATCGCCCGGGATGACAGTACCTGTGCCTGGTTCGAGGTGGTCGAGGGTCGCATCGGACGTGGCCGCGGAGTGATCACCCGCCTTTGCACGGCCCCCCTGGACGTTGCCGGTCAACTCAAGGAAGGGCTTTACGACCGCTTCCGCAGTGTGGTGTTGACCAGCGCCACCCTGGCGGTGGGGGAATCGTTCCAGTATTTGAAAAGCCGGGTGGGGCTCGACCGGGTTGAAACCGGCCGGGTGCGGGAATTACTGCTCCACTCGCCCTTCGATTTTTCCAGCCAGGCGTTGGTGGTGGTGCCGACCGATGTGCCCGAACCGGGGCGTTCGGGCTATCCGGCCATGGTTCGCGATTTGACGGAACGTGCCGTGGTGGCGGCTGACGGTCGCACCTTTGCGCTGTTTACGGCGTACGGTTTGTTGCGCCAGGTCTACGGGGAACTGGCGCCGGTGCTGCAGGCGCGCGGGTATCGCTGCCTGCGCCAGGGGGAGGCGAATCGCCATCGTTTGCTGAAAAGCTTCGCCGAGGATGAAACCAGCGTGCTGTTTGCCACCGATTCCTTCTGGGAGGGAGTCGATGTGCCGGGGCGTTCTCTGGAGCAGGTGATCATTACCCGGCTGCCTTTCAAAGTTCCCACCGAACCGGTGCTGGAAGCTCGCGCCGAGGCGATCAGCGCTGCCGGTGGCGATCCGTTTATGCAATACACCGTGCCCCAGGCGGTCATCAAGTTCAAGCAGGGCTTCGGGCGATTGATCCGCCATCGCGAGGATCGGGGCGTGGTCCTGATTCTTGACAGCCGGGTGGTAAAAAAGGGTTACGGGCGGATTTTTTTGCGCTCCCTTCCCGATGTGCCGGTGGCCAAAGGTGGTACCGAAGAGGTCATGGGCGCGTTGGCCGATTTTTTGCGGCCGACCACACAAGCCGAGCGACAGCCGCTACCCGAGGCCCCGTAAGGGGCGGCTTTGTGCTTGCGCCCGTGCAGTTGGCGTGCTAGAAGACCAGAAGTCCGGTCGGTTTGTTACCGATCGCATGCAACGGACAAGGAGACATTATTCATGCTTATTGTTACCGGCGGAGCCGGTTTTATTGGCAGCAATATCGTACAGGCCCTCAATGCGCGCGGGCGAGAAGATATCCTGGTCGTCGACGATTTGACCGACGGTACCAAATTCGCGAATATCGCCGATGCGCGAATCTGCGATTATCTCGATAAGGATGAATTTCTCCGGCGCATCGCTTCCGGCGACAGCTTCGGTGACCGGATTGAAGCCATCATTCATCAGGGCGCCTGTTCGACGACCACCGAGTGGGACGGACGTTACATGATGGAGAACAATTACGCCTACTCCAAGACCTTGCTGCATTACTGTCTGGAGCGGCGCATTCCTTTTCTGTATGCGTCCAGCGCGGCGACTTACGGCGGTGGCCAGGTGTTTTGCGAGGAGCCGCAGTACGAGCGGCCTCTCAACGTCTACGGCTATTCCAAGGCGCTGTTCGATCAGTACGTGCGGCGTGTGCTGCCCACCGCCGACAGCCAGGTAGCGGGTTTTCGCTATTTCAATGTCTATGGGCCGCGGGAGCAGCACAAAGGGAGCATGGCCAGTGTCGCCTTCCATTTGCGCAACCAGTTGCTCAAGGACGGCAGCGTCAATCTGTTTGAAGGGTGCGACGGATACGGCGACGGCGAGCAGCGGCGTGATTTTATCTATGTCGGCGATGTGGTCGACGTCAATCTGTGGTTTCTTGACCACCCTGAGGTATCGGGTATTTACAATGTCGGTACCGGACGCAGCCAGACCTTTAACGATGTCGCCCACGCGGTGCTGAAGGCTCACGAGGGGGGCGAATTGCAGTACGTGCCGTTCCCCGAGCATCTCAAGGGTCGCTATCAGAGTTTTACCGAAGCGGATCTGACCCGTTTGCGCGGTGCCGGTTTTGACGGCAGCTTCCTGACCGTCGAGGAGGGCGTGGCGCGTTACATGGAATGGCTGCAGCAGAACTGATTTTTTGCAGCGGCCTGCGTTGTCCGGCGTGTGTATGGGCTGAATATGTGCTTTCAAACCCATAAGAGCGTTTAACCCGCGTTTCCGCGCACAGAGAGCATGCATTCCATGGCCGACGATTGGAATAAAATCTGGCAGGAAAGGGCGAACACGGATCTGCACCCCGATCCGTGGCTGCGCAAAGTGCTGCCTCTGCTGCCACCGGCCGGCCGGGTTCTCGATCTGGCCTGTGGTCGGGGTCGCAATGCCTTGTTTCTGGCCGAAGGCGGTTATGCGGTGACAGCGGTGGATGCTTCCGGCGAAGCGTTGGGCCAACTGGCCTCTGAAGCGCAGCGCCGCGGACTTCGCATCGATCGGCTGCAGCAGGATTTGGAAACCGATCCGCGGCTGGTGCTGGATCCCTTCGATGTAGTGATCCAGTTTTTTTACCTGCAGCGATCCCTGATTCCCGAAATGCAGCGACTGGTTAAGCCCGGCGGCATAGCGGTGATGCGAACCTTCAGCCGCGCCGGAAATTTTCCCGGCGGGCCGGGCAACCCCGCTTTTTCCCTGGATCCCGGTGAGTTGCAGGCCTTGTTTGCCGGTTGGCAGGTGCTGCTGCATGAAGAGGGGCTTGACGAAGCCCATCGCGGTGGCGGTCTGGCCGGTATCGTCGCCCGCCGGCCGATGGAAAGGCAGGATTGACGGTGTGTCTGATTGTGCTGGCGCATCGCATGCATCCCGACTACCCATTGGTGGTGGCCGCCAATCGCGACGAATATTTCCATCGGCCAACGGCCGTCGCAGCTTTCTGGAGCGATGCGCCCCAGGTTCTGGCCGGTCGTGATCTGCGGGGCGGGGGAACCTGGCTGGGCGTGACGAGGCAGGGACGCTGGGCGGCTTTGACCAATGTGCGGGAACCGGTTGAGGGGGCGGCGGCACGATCTCGTGGCCTGCTGGTAAGCGGGTTTTTGCGTAGCCAGGATGATCCGCAACACTATCTGGCTCGCCTTGCCCGGTGGGGATATCGGTTTACCGGGTTCAACCTGCTGGCCGGCGATAGCCGTGCATTGGCCAGCTATTCCAATCGCGATGTCGGCGTGAGGGTTTTGCCCCCCGGTTGTTACGGTCTCAGCAACCATCTGCTGGACACCCCCTGGCCCAAGGTCGAACAGGCAAAAGGGCGCATGCATGCGTTGCTGGCGCGGCGCGATTTTGTTCCGGACCAGCTTTGGGATGTGTTGGCCGACCGGCAACTTCCGGATGTCGCCACTCTGCCGGAAACCGGTATCGACCGCGATCTGGAACAAGCTCTTGGGGCAATTTTCGTCCAGTTACCCGATTACGGCACCCGCTGTTCGACGTTGCTGTCGATCAGTCGCGAGGGCCATGTCCGGTTCTCGGAACGTCGCTTCGATTCCCACGGTAAGATGCAGGGCGAGAGCCGTTTCAGTTTTACCTTGGTTCGCTGACGGGGTACGGATTTCATCCCCCACGATAAAAGACCCATGACAATGGATTTATAAAGGTACCGTTGCACCCTGCTGCGGTTGCAGCCGGTTATGTGCAATCGGCATCACCACAAGGAGAAAATCTTGCAGCCATCCGTCCGAGATTTTGAACTCCCCGAAGCTCTGCCTTTGTTGCCGGTGCGGGACGCGGTGATCTTTCCGCACATGATCCTGCCTTTGTACATCGGTCGCAGTCAGTCTCTGGCTGCGGTGGAACAAGCCTTGGCGGGCGATCGACTGATCATGCTGGCGTGTCAGAAAGAGCTGGGCCAGGAAACTCCGACCGCAGAGGATATCTACGCTTTTGGCTGTGTCGGGATGATCATGCGTTCCGTCAAATTACCTGATGGCCGCAGCAAGATCCTGGTACAGGGACTGGGCAAAGCGCATGTTGTGCACTACCTTTCCAGCGTGCCGTATTTTGCCGTCACCACCGAAGCCGTCGAGGATCTGGTCGTCGAATCATCCATGCAAACAGAGGCATTGATGCGTTCGGTACGCGAGCAATTAACCGAATTGCACGGCATGGGACGCTCGTTTTCCAACGAAGTACTGGTCGCCATGGAAAATATCGAGGATCCCGGTCATCTGGCGGATGTTGTGGCCAGCAATCTCGGACTGAAAGTCGCGGTTGTTCAGCCGTTGCTGGAAGAAAACGATCCTATCCGACGCTTGCACAAAGTCCAGGAGTTGTTGCTCCGGGAAACCGAACTGATCAACGTGCAGCAGCGCATACAGACCCAGGCTCGTGAGGAGATGGGAAGCTCACAGCGCGAATATTTTCTGCGGGAGCAGTTGCGCGCCATCCAGTCGGAACTGGGCGAAGCCGATGCCAAAGCGGAAGATCTTCTGGAACTGCGGGCCCAGATCGACAAGGCCAAACTGCCGGCCGATGTCGGCAAGGAGGCGCACAAGCAACTGCGGCGTCTGGAG
This DNA window, taken from Syntrophotalea carbinolica DSM 2380, encodes the following:
- the rfaD gene encoding ADP-glyceromanno-heptose 6-epimerase, with the protein product MLIVTGGAGFIGSNIVQALNARGREDILVVDDLTDGTKFANIADARICDYLDKDEFLRRIASGDSFGDRIEAIIHQGACSTTTEWDGRYMMENNYAYSKTLLHYCLERRIPFLYASSAATYGGGQVFCEEPQYERPLNVYGYSKALFDQYVRRVLPTADSQVAGFRYFNVYGPREQHKGSMASVAFHLRNQLLKDGSVNLFEGCDGYGDGEQRRDFIYVGDVVDVNLWFLDHPEVSGIYNVGTGRSQTFNDVAHAVLKAHEGGELQYVPFPEHLKGRYQSFTEADLTRLRGAGFDGSFLTVEEGVARYMEWLQQN
- a CDS encoding NRDE family protein, with amino-acid sequence MCLIVLAHRMHPDYPLVVAANRDEYFHRPTAVAAFWSDAPQVLAGRDLRGGGTWLGVTRQGRWAALTNVREPVEGAAARSRGLLVSGFLRSQDDPQHYLARLARWGYRFTGFNLLAGDSRALASYSNRDVGVRVLPPGCYGLSNHLLDTPWPKVEQAKGRMHALLARRDFVPDQLWDVLADRQLPDVATLPETGIDRDLEQALGAIFVQLPDYGTRCSTLLSISREGHVRFSERRFDSHGKMQGESRFSFTLVR
- a CDS encoding helicase C-terminal domain-containing protein, whose protein sequence is MEKTFTSQVIEVMRQAIAAADGREVFFQGRTDADLRVVQVQVLARGNGSAVPAIVQECRYGDVVIHNHPSACLEPSMADLEIASRLGSQGVGFLIVDNPVENVYKVVEPFAPREPRHLPPEKIDALLGPNGVVAKTLSGYEERPEQLRMAFAVGEAFNRGQLAVIEASTGTGKSLAYLVPALLWALANEERVVVSTNTINLQEQLIRKDLPFLQRAAGLDFRAVLVKGRNNYLCRRRAETARLEPGLFDAELSGELTAILEWAAASHEGSREELTFLPRSEVWEEVRCEADQCARVKCHHYGACFFHKARRQAAQADLLVVNHALLLSDLALRHQTDNYSTAAVLPPFDRIVLDEAHHLEDVATRYFASQVTRYAFARVLGKLRHLRKPDKGVLPRFINALARELPDTEDVMYRRFYEAVEALSGSSHALYEKALQTLEGIGLDLATAHGTRVGAEELRRRVIPEMRESAFWSSAVERIRELAGASEEMAQALEALLKDSETLPEAVADKLVSPLTDLRGIADRLEAIAADLRFFIARDDSTCAWFEVVEGRIGRGRGVITRLCTAPLDVAGQLKEGLYDRFRSVVLTSATLAVGESFQYLKSRVGLDRVETGRVRELLLHSPFDFSSQALVVVPTDVPEPGRSGYPAMVRDLTERAVVAADGRTFALFTAYGLLRQVYGELAPVLQARGYRCLRQGEANRHRLLKSFAEDETSVLFATDSFWEGVDVPGRSLEQVIITRLPFKVPTEPVLEARAEAISAAGGDPFMQYTVPQAVIKFKQGFGRLIRHREDRGVVLILDSRVVKKGYGRIFLRSLPDVPVAKGGTEEVMGALADFLRPTTQAERQPLPEAP
- a CDS encoding DoxX family protein, whose translation is MLRTLCTTDNDLGSLVLRVILGGVFFPHGAQKALAWFGGHGMAPTVAFFDQAFGVPAALAYLVIAAEFLGAIALVLGLLTRFAAFGIFAVMAGAIYLVHWQNGFFMNWTGSQQGEGIEYHLLVLGMALALMIRGGGRASFDRVLSR
- a CDS encoding methyltransferase domain-containing protein, whose product is MADDWNKIWQERANTDLHPDPWLRKVLPLLPPAGRVLDLACGRGRNALFLAEGGYAVTAVDASGEALGQLASEAQRRGLRIDRLQQDLETDPRLVLDPFDVVIQFFYLQRSLIPEMQRLVKPGGIAVMRTFSRAGNFPGGPGNPAFSLDPGELQALFAGWQVLLHEEGLDEAHRGGGLAGIVARRPMERQD